The DNA window ATAGAAGGATTTTAGTTTAAGAGATGGAAagttagttatttttttaatttattttctttttattttccatatatATTAGCTATATAAAAGCACcacaatttattaaaacattcataatatttatatatatatatatatatatatatatatatatatatatatatatatatatatatatataaaataaaaaaaataaaaacttccattgataattaatttataaattgaaaagaaataacaaaaaatatatatttctttacttTATGTGccacctttatttatttattttattttttatttattccagCTTTATGCTCTAgtgaacataaaaataaataataaataataaaattggtGGAGTATTTGTGAAAATCTGAAAAAGACAATGGAGGATATATTATATTCCATGttcattcttattttattttttttaaatcagaaaatggaaagaaaagtaatgttttgaaaaatacctaaaaatcccataagagcttatgttcaaagtggacaatatcataccattgtggagagtcgtgttcgtctaacaagtTTTACGTTTCTCGAAGCAAATAGAAAATAGAGATTCGACTCCAAAATTGGCCACCATAAAGATATTTATCGTTGATTCATTCATGGTGTCTCTCTAAATATAAACACAGCACATTCGTCAACTCAATTATATCTAATTTAAATCAAACGAAGTTGAAGAAGTTGAAAGTAGGGTTTTGACTCGTGAATTGGATTCCATGGACGGAATTACAGGTTTCAATTCAAAAATAGGTCCTCGAATCCTAAATTGATCCAATTAAAGGAGTACCATTTGTTCATCTATGATGCGGCCAAATCTTACGTAAAAGGAGTGAACATTCTCAATACTGTGTGATTTTCATGAACATATATATGCACGAGATCTCATGTACAAAACACTAGTTTAGTAACATGACGTAACATATAACATTTGTATTCATAAACGTCACATTTTACCATACATGATCCATGTACTTTCATTCTCACCGCTTAACAtacacttaaaaaaaacatgatttaattaatttaaatagaaaataattgcaattaatataatcttaaacaaataatttttggaTGGAGAAGTTGATTTGGGTGTTTATAAATGATAAGGcttagttaaaaaaataaagcttGATTTTGAtgagattatttttattataaatattaaattgttagaaaattaaaatatttcctcaagattattaaaaaaaaaataataataataaaaagattacATGCATTACACACAGCAAAacacatttttcttaaaatttaaacacatacattatatatattttttattaagacaatttactttttctgtaaaaaaaaaaaaagaatttttaattaaaaaaaaaagctcaatataagagaaattaagaaacaaaaacattaaactaactaaaaaaaagaccGTTAGCAAATAAATATTGccagaagaaaagaaaagaaaaaaaaaaaaaaaaaaaaaaaaaaaaaaaagaagaaagaaaagcgACCGTTAgcaaatttttatattttatttatttatttgtcaaATGAGAGATTATAAATAGTTTCGAGAGTCTTCTCGACTTCAAAACAAGGAAGAACCCTGAATGTCTTCTATTCCTCCTCCAGGGGAGAGCGTTTAAGCGAAGAAATCAGTGTTCCGCGATAAATTTCAGTAGAAACTAGaggaatttgaacttcaatttTCGTGTCTGCTGTGTTTTTTTGAAGCTGAGATGGATCCTGAAACTGCCCTACAGCTTGTAAAGCACGGTGCGACGATTCTCCTCCTCGACGTTCCTCAGTACACGCTTATTGGAATTGATACTCAGGTCAGTCAGATAAAGGCAtcttctgtttttttgtttgtttttctttctctgaaGAAGTTTCGAGGTACTGTTGGGGAAGGAATAGATGTTTAATCATTCTAGCTAAGGACAAACTGCTATTGCTGCTACTGGCTGAAATTTGTGACTGCAATGTTAGGTTCTGTGGAACTTGAACGAAAAATTGATTCTCTGTTACACGTTACTTCTCTATTTCCAGTAATTTTTATCTGAAATTGGTCAAAATCTGTACGCGCTTCTTGTTCGGTTGGCTGAAGAGCCACCTTATTTCATAGTTTTAGACGCTAATACGTCAATATTTTTTGCCGCGTATTGTTTTcagtgttttgtttttgtggtgGATAGTAGTCCTCCATATTGCTGGCTGAAAAGTCATGTTACGGCCTGATTTCATAGTTTTAACTGCTAATACTTCAGAATTTTCGATTAAATATTGTTTCACGTTACTCTTACTCCTCCCCTTCCAATTAATGTGAGAAGAAAATGGCCAAAACCACCAAAAGTGTTTTGTTGGGCTAGTAGAAAAGCCAAATCATGAGTCGATTTCATAGCCATAGCAGCTAATTCTTGGAATTTTTGATTAAATCTTGTATTCAACGTTTTGGGCAATGTTTCTTCTCACCGTTTATGTCACTCCAGTATTCCTATCATTTTTAGTTGAAAACTTGCAAAAACCACTATACACTTTTTGACTTCTTTGCAAGAGCTCAATTCATGGTTTTTTTAGCATctgataattattatattacttattaatattgttttcaatgtttatttttgttatggGCGTGGTTCCCACGGCATATCATACTGCATTTCCCAGCATTGTTAGAATAAATTGGCTGAAACCACTGCATACTTGTTATTTGGCTGGCAGGAAAGCCACATTAGGAGCTGGTTTCATAGTTCTAGCCACCAATATTTATATTCTGACTAAAATTTGTTTCCATGTTTATTTTGGCTGCTTTATTCTCACCACGAGTGAAGTTTTTAGACATTGCTTTTGAGCATTCAGTGGTAGGctaaattctattataaaatGAATCTCAATGAGATTTGAATAGCTTCACACTTAGTTTGAGTAATTTGCAGTAATTATTGCACTAAAGTagcttaatttaatttatttagagtGACTAATAGTTGTTTGCCTTCTTAAGATGTTCTCTGTAGGGCCTTCTTTCAAAGGTATAAAGATGATTCCTCCAGGAccacattttctttattacaGCTCATCGAGCAGGTGTGATATCATTAATCAGGTTATGTAGATATATCTATTGTATTGTTGCAGACTATGACTTACATGATGTGACGCATTTGATCAGTTCTTATAAAGATGTCATACCATGCATCATACATTTTATTCTTACTGCTCATGTCCTCCATGACCTGTGTAGCCTTGCCTTACATTCTGCATCACTTTGATAATTGTTTGTCTAATTCTAACTTTATATGACATCTTAGCAACCTAATGCTTTATACGTTGTTGTATCATTAATCAGTTCATAGATACTATATCTTTTCAACAGTACAAACTATCAGATGCTatatttctccttcttcttcttcttttattcattcatttttatcaagAAAACCTACGTGCGTGCGATATTTCCTTCAACTGCCTATGTAAAGATGATGCATCACATTGATAATTGCTTGTCTAAGTCCATCTTTACCTTATGTTTATTTTGCAACATCATATGCTATGATGTTAATCGAGCTCTATAGATACTTATATGTAGTTAATTGTGACAGGCTTATAACTAGATATATCTAGTTAATTGGTTCATAATAACTTTACACGACTCATCTATTTAATTGTAAAAAGGAGATGACATATGACATCAATTATTGACCCTTGTGTTTATGTATTGTAGTTAactcttcatttattaatCCATTATGTTtaatgaaaaggaaaggacTAAAAGCATGTGAGagatcaaaaaatttatagaaaggCCATCCAATTGGTCCAACATGAAAGAAACAATCCTATTTTGCTCCGATGAAAgatttttggaaaaagaaatactCTTTTAGTccctttgaattttaaaatattacactTTACTCCTGAgatttgagtttattttccatttgGGTGATAGGCTTCAAAGTGTTGCATTTTACccttttattttgagtttagtTTCTGTTTGGTTCCTACATTTCAAATTGTTGCAGCACCATCCCAtttctttacattttaaaaaatccattGATTGAAATTATCAGAATAAGGgagttcaaattcaaaaaattcataacaattctaattaaaaaaagaaaagaaaagaaagaatgccATTTCCAAGCTCATATTTTCACATACAGTCAAAGGATGGTTaagggaaaaaatgaaaactaattGGGTGGGTTCCAATTATTTCTTGGCCCTTTTCAAGATCCTGGTGAACTGGAAGTTCTTCTCGGAAGGCAGTAGACATACCCTTATCCAGTCTGTCTTGAGTTGGATTCCAACCTATTTCTTAGCCCTTTTTAGGATCCAATGTCGGTGAGTAAAACTTTCAAGTAGGGTAGGAGGTATTTCCTCTGGAAAGAGGGTTGAAGACGGGAAAAGATGCACACTTAATAAAGAGGGGGATGGTTGCAAAGCATGTGGACTTTGGGGTTCTAGGGATTGGAAATGTGAGAGCCTGCAACAAGGCTCTTTTCACTCGGTTGTGGCAGTTTCATCAGAAGTCCAATTCCTTTTGGCATAAGGTTAAACTGAGAAAATTCGGCACGGCCCTATCTGAGTGGACCTTGAATGAAGTCAGAGTACAgttattctattaaaaaaagaaaagaaaaaaagaaggcatAAGAAAAAGTGACAATACCTATAATTGAATACAGTATCAAATTGTATTACAAAGAGTCAAATGCCCCTTGCTATACTGAAGCACCTCCAACAGTCTGAGTTTCTTAGGAATCTTGTCAATCACAAACTACcaaaaagaattttgttttggttaCCAAGTGGACACTCAAGGTAAAGGAATGGCGAAGATTCAACTTTGCTAGTCAAGGAGGCATGTTTTGGAAGAATCTTAGAGGGAGGAGATCTTCCTTATTACGTGATTTCATCTAGCCCAAGTAACAAATTTTGTTTAGTAAATTTAGAGACATACAAGTACCCTGAGAGATTTGACATAACCAAAAATAGATGGTGGCACATATATTCAAAGATTAGACAAATAGGAGCTCAGATTGATTTGAATGCATTGGTGAAGAGAAGTTAGGATTGTCCACAATCAACTAATAGAAGgaacaattattaatttcaaatgtgTGATAGATAAACTATTATGGAGAGTTTGGAGAAACAATTGCCTTCAATTATACATGAATTTGGGAAGAGAAGGAAGGGGAGAACTTAATTTGAAATGCAAGAAAGCTAGGAATAACATTTATGAGAATATATAATAACTAGGATTCATGTATCAAAATCTTCCATCATTTGAGAAAGGCTTAATTGAAATGCACGAAAGAACGAAACAAGGTAGGTTTGTGAGAATAGGTTGATTTAAGGTCCATGCATTAAATCCTCTATCAATTAAAAGTTTCAGTTTTCCTGttcaaaaaacaaagaagttatccataacttttttatGAGAACTATTTTATCTATATCCTTTGTTCTAAAGATAGTTTTCCTGACTGTGTATAAATTTATTCTATAATATTTATGTGTAGAGAAGGCAGAGAGTTTTCACCAATTACTGGCTTTTTTGTAGATGCTGGTTCCTCTGAGGTTTGACTTCTCATATACTTCAATTACTGGCAGAGAGTTTTCACCAATTACTGGCTTTTTTGTAAATGATGTTCACATGTAAATGATGTTCAAGTCCTATTAACATTTGAGTGGATTGCTTGCTTCTACCCCGCTGGGTATCGTTCTGGttgatcaaattataaaaaagataaaagaatagcaaaaggaaaggaaaaaagtgtaccagttttattttattttttaaataatgaaagcCAATGACTAGCGTGGAACAGGAACAATGTATTAGGCTTTAAAtggcttctctctctctttttttttttttttttttttttttttttttttttttttttttttttttttttttttttttttttNACCTAAAATTTTCCACCACACTTCCAGTTTCAGTCTTTATGATTTGTTTGCTTTTGAAACCCTGCATTGCTAAAATGTGTTGATGGTTCATTTACGAATTTTTAGTCTTGGAAATTTCCCATGCGTGCATTTGAGGTGGAACTTCCTATTTTTGGTTGAAATAGGTTATTGTTCGTAAGTGGGATCAGAGGGAGGAGCGACTTGTTAAAGTATCAGAAGAAGAGGtttgcattttatttatttatttatttattcaagaTTCATTAGTATTTAGTAGTTAGAAGctataaaaattcattaagGAATTGAGTCTTTTTGCAAGAGTTTTATCTTAGAGTTTATGAAGTGATGTAGCAAGTTTGATTTGTTAAAAGTTAGAAACTTTAGGAGCTAGGCCCAGCAAGGTGTATGTTCACCAACAATGGCCTTCAATTTTTCTGCCTCAAAACAGACCGAACAAAGTCCTCTGATTGATATTTTAcctattgatatttttatccCTCAAATAGGAGCAGCGATTTGGGGAAGCAGTTAGACAACTAGAGTTCGACAGACAACTTGGTCCGTATAATTTGGGCCAATATGGAGAATGGAAGCGAATATCTAACCACATCAACTGTACCACAATTAAACGACTAGGCATGCACCCTTTTCTATTTCAGTGTCTCGTACGTGTACAGTTTACTTTTTGCTGCATTTTTGCGTGTAAagtttcttttactttttgtgGCCTTGGCTATGATTATTTGGCAAAGATTGGAgtaaaaagtattattattgatgataAGTCTCGTGATAATTCTACATAGTTTGTTTTGATTGAGTTAGGCAATTTTATGCATGATTTTGGCCACGATAATTGTATCATAATTTACCACCTTATCGAAGTACTAGCTGTGcaagaatttgaaaaattatcatAACCCCAAATATTCAtttctatttgtttctttAGTTACTTCCTCTGTCTTTTCTCATtccctttttatattttgctAAGCCTTTCCCCTCGCCGTTCTacatattgtttttttttttctcttttttttttttctagcaTCTTGattggtttgtttgtttcattgTGGGGTTCATAGCTCCAAAAAGCTGTAATGTTTCTGTTAAAGTTTGAGAAGGAAGACTGTAATTCATTAGAAAGTTCAACATTTCCTATTGCTGTCCTGATTAGTATAGGTGTTGACATTCGTATGTTGAAACATTAGttgtattttatcttattatttatttttatcaaaagtATTATAATGCTCAAGGAGGTAAGCCACATTCAAGCTACCATGTTCGTTTGCCATTTTGacaaatagaaaatgagagaagGTTTAGCTTGGTAGAAAAAGAACTCCAAGGAAGAAAACACGAAGTATGGTTATAGGCTGAGTTTGGCCAATGGGCTAAACTTATGGGCTTATCCCACCCTTTTAGGGTTGTCTCCTATAGGATCTCAACAAAGCTCTAAATTGGACTTAAATCTCGATTCTGCACCTGGTTTGTAGCCGATCGGGGTGTGATAATGTTACCCATACAGCAGGTCATATTCTTGTGGATTGGTGTTATCTCTTAGTTAGTGTTGTGACTCTTTTTGAGGGGCTGTTTCTCTCATGAcatgtattttctttcatatttttttaatgaaatctTGGTTTCTTATTAGAGAAAAAAGGTTTTTATGTGTCGTGAAGAGAAGAGATGgtttgttaattatttagctttttttctttcttagtatcgtaactttttgaaaaagaaaaatacataccccccccccccccccaaaaaaaaNATGTATATATAGAGAGGGGGAGGTCTTTATTTTGTAGCTTTTGAAACTCACGTATTGTCTTGTCACGCTTAGTTACAGATGTAACCTGCATATGAAAAgttcattttgtttcttgttaaaaataataataattatattcatatttcCAGACAATGTATTTAATGTACAGAACCTATTGGAGGTGACATTAGCGTGGCTTGTGAACCTGGAATTTCTCAAAGCACTTCCAAGTCTGCAATTGAGAAAGTCCTGGATGATCAGTTGAAGGCTAGTAAGTTTGCAATGCATGTTGATTCGTCTCAGAGGAGAAAATGTTATTACACAGAAATTCCCCATGTTATCAAACAGAGAGGAGTTCATGGGCAAGAACTTACTAATTTGAATCTTGATAAGGTAATTAGTACTGGTATGAATTCTTCAACATATGACCTTGCTGAAAAATCATTTTGTTGCAACAGTTGTTTTTGGGAATTGTTTCTTAATTTGGTTATGATTGTTATGACTTTTGTAGACTTTACTACTCGAAAAGTTACTGAAAAAGGATTTTGGAGGTTCAGAGGACTTACTCCTTGGGGAGCTACAGTTTGCATTCGTTGTATTTTTGGTTAGTATTGCCGTGGACAAGAGTTTTCTCCTTTTGTTGGCAGATCTTTGTAACG is part of the Cucurbita pepo subsp. pepo cultivar mu-cu-16 chromosome LG03, ASM280686v2, whole genome shotgun sequence genome and encodes:
- the LOC111791107 gene encoding protein AAR2 homolog, with the protein product MSSIPPPAEMDPETALQLVKHGATILLLDVPQYTLIGIDTQMFSVGPSFKGIKMIPPGPHFLYYSSSSREGREFSPITGFFVDAGSSEVIVRKWDQREERLVKVSEEEEQRFGEAVRQLEFDRQLGPYNLGQYGEWKRISNHINCTTIKRLEPIGGDISVACEPGISQSTSKSAIEKVLDDQLKASKFAMHVDSSQRRKCYYTEIPHVIKQRGVHGQELTNLNLDKTLLLEKLLKKDFGGSEDLLLGELQFAFVVFLMGQSLEGFLQWKSLVSLFFECTEAPFCTRSQLFTKFIKVIYHQLKFGLEKDHSNDKGRSSTILDESWFSADSFLYHLCKDFFSLVLEAPVVDGDLLTWTRKLKELLENSLDWKFQNNATSDGISFDEDDEFAPVVVD